GCTGTAAGGAATCCATCCTATCACTGGAAAACATTGCAGGGAAGATAACATCAAGATCACAAGGCAAACACTACAAACCCCATTAATCCATGCTGATCACTCAACCCAAAGCTCCTCAAAGGAGGAGCATGAACAAGTGCTTGCAATACAGCATTCATAATTAAGTACGTCCCAGTTGTTCAAACCTCTTAACCCCAGAGGAAATGACCACTTCTCCCTCCCATATTTAGCCGAGAGCCCGAGACCAATAACTGGTCGGTTTCCGGTTTAATGTATGTTTTGGACCTTTTGGTTCTTCCCTGATCCCTCTTGTCGGTTGTTGTTCCGTTATCACCTATCAAtctatatttcaaatattattatcttatagaTTATATGTCATTATTTTCAGCCGATTTAAGGACTAGCCTACTAACACGGAAATGATGAAATACAAATCTAGATTTTTGCATGTTGTTACTTCGCATTTCTAATCAAATATTTGCTTTAGCAACCACCACTGATTATTTATCAGTTTTAgtattggtaaaaaaaaaataaagttaaagaTCGTGATTAATAACACACCACTTTGACTTACTTGTTCTCTCAATTTCTGTGAATGATTTAGTTAGTATGAGTAATGCGCTGTGAATGAATTAGTTGGTCCAATTAACACGCTGATGCGCTTTAGCAGCTTGGCGCTAACTATAGCTGCAATATGAACACGCTATACTAACTATAATAGACCAtccaatattattatatttacataaaccTAAAAACAATTGATTTACATAAGATAATAATCCCTTCTTTTCTCCCTTTACATCTACCCACTATAAACTATTAGTGGAAATTCGTATTAAATTTCAATGTTTTGGATCGTAATCTTAGTGGAAAACTAATCGGATGAAAACATAAACCATGGTGGGTCGAAAAGAGAAGGAACGAACTTCCCATGATGCTACATTAGTCATCAGCTTTCTATTTTCTAACTATACATCCAAAAAGGAGTTGCAGTTGCAAAACCACATTACTTTTTGCTAACTTGTCACTCTTATTTTTGTAATAAGTTACACAATACATGtctttattgtatatatatgtcCCATGTTTGATACGAATACACGTAGAGATGCAGTGTTGGACTTGGACCGATTGCCTAGCTCGCAAAAGATTATAGCGGGGTAGTATTGGGTCTTGATATTGTAAGCCTGTGAAATTGCTGGATTCGTGGGACATGTTATTACGGGATGGACTTTCAGCAAGATGAACCTTTCACGGGATGGACCAAAGCAGGTCATGCAGGAGAACAAAGGTCCGCAAATGTTATTTTTTCACTTCACTTTCCACCCAAAAAATGTGAGAGGGTAAGAATGAAAAGGTGATTCAGTTCTTTCTCCACTGACAAAATCGTAGGACCTCCAACGATAAAGAGTTCAATTCTGACAGTGGTTCTGGTCTTCACGCCTCTACCTGCAGCAGCTAAAAAGTGATGAGCTTTGTTGATGGCCACTTTCTCCAACAGATGTAGTTCTGGCGATGATGATGCGACCTCCGAGGATATGACTCGTTTCCCTTCGTCCTGGATCTATGATTTGAATTATGTCTCGAAGCATCCAGACCAGGGGCGGATGCACATAGAGACTTGTGGTGTCATGTGACCCCATCTCTTTTTCTGTTTTCCTTCACTAATTTACATTAACATTTTGTAATGTCTtcatttagaaaattaaacatgATGAAAATATACCATATGATCCCCTCAAAATATTGGTCTACATCCGCCTCTGATCCAGACGCGTATGTTTGTATGTAATTTCATGTCTTGCAAATCGATCCGCAAAGGCCTATATTTTTTACAAGGCGGGTTTGGTCAGCTATTTTGGAAAACAATGACCTTCACGGACCTGATCCGGTATAACCCACTTAGACAAGTCCATTGTGGTACAGGACGGAACAACCTGTTTACCATTTCTAAATACATGTAGCACACCGTAAATAGTTTCTGCGAATAGACAAATTTGTAAACCGTTGAATTTCTTTGAACGGTCAGCCTGGAGAAGTGTTGAATTTTCTGTGAAAAATATAGAGTTTGGACGGCTCTCGAGCTTTCAAAAGGCATATAATTAAGCGATTAATCACTTTTTCTAAGTTTCTAGAAATTATGATTCAGATTCCAGCTTTCTCCCACTTCCTCTACATTAAGATTCTTTATGAAGAATCTTTATCTTTTGTTCCCACTCGTAAATCATTACACTTATCATATTAgttaggcctgggcacggatcaGATATCCGGGTTTTTAAGGTATTTgcgatttgcttcgaatgttacggatatctaatttttccgATTTGTTTtgattcggaaaaatacggatattcggaaaaacggatatccgtaaaataaatagatatttgcggatatttgcggatacttacggatatctcatttgttttgattaatacaaataatcttaaaaatttgatacaatttttttttggaaaatatttttttttgcatgatataaaagatataaattaaaagatatagtgaatctacatattttgtaaaattttaaacttaattaacagttataataacaaaaaacttaagaaaaaaatataattgtcataaatatttttttccttttatgtaatacttttatataagtaataatgtgaatagaatctgtcaaatcatatattagaataataattttatacatttaaaattttaaatataatcaaaatatacatgtatttatatattgacggatcggatcggatattcgattcccaaaattttaatatttgtgatttgcttcgatattaacggatattgaattttagtatttgctttacttcgaaagcttacggatattcggaattttcggatcgaatagcaacggataacgaatcgaatcaaatttcacggataaaatgcccacccctaatattagtattattttcCGCAGAACGCAACGAGGCCCACACATGCACTTAATTGATGTTCTTGTGGACTTATCATCTCAATCATACATGGATGTTTTCGGTTCCAAATTACAATCAGCTGATCACATCTATTCATCTTCTTTCTAAGGAATTGCAAATATGATTAAAGTGGATTCAACCTTTTTGATAGCTATGTAGTATGTATGCTAGTGTACGTTATACACGTTCATGTAAAGACTATTTAAATCTATCAAATGGTTGTTAAAGATTATAGTATAATTAATATCGTTGAGATTGATTACGTGAAGCAACACCTGTGTACGCAATTAATTACAAGCATATGGTAAGTTACTCACATGTATAAGTTAGCTAGAATCAAGCGATGGAATATGTGAAATATTCGCTTGAATAAACTGTGTCCATTTTGTTGGATACTACTTCTTCATTACTTTAAATTCATTGAATGTAAAGCAACCTTAATTATTGCTTTCATTTAATTAAGAAGACTTTAGCAATAAGAAGTTATGAATTGACTCTTCCATTATTTGGCCAATGAAAACTAAAATCACTCAATGAAAAATTCTATACATATGTTATCACTGgacatttttaaaatagtttaaactttattttatatcacaaactaatttataagtattttagagcatgattaatggggattcttaaaaaaaatttaaaaaattggtTCTTAAATTCCGCTAAAAACTCCATCCCTAAGAACCCCGTTAGTCATGGTCTTACAGCCATGCATAATTTGACATCTACTTAATACACAACCTAATGAATAGTTGAGTGGAATAACACTCCTTTGATTGTGCTAAAATCGGtgtgaaagagaaaagaaacacacaaaataacaataactagattttggacCCGCGCACCCGCGCGGATGTATGTTTGGAATGATTAAATGTTAAACATAAATTTGATGGCTTTCATATTTGTTGATTTTTGATATTGGTGTATTTCGTTCGGTTTGTTGAGTATctgattataaaattttaaaatatataaatatccatTTTATTAgtatcaatatattattttgggttttttaactcaattttattataagttaGTTAtgtaagtttaaatattttaaatttttaattacaggattttaaaaaattaaaaattaatggaaatgtacaaaaaaaagttgttatgaaaattgttttacGAAACTCCATCCACACAAATAGGCCCGATTTGTTAAAGTTTGAAAGGAAAAGTATATGCGAAGCCCAGTAGAAAAAATTTGCCCGcgaaagaaacagaaaaaatttgttaattgtctaaattttcttaatgtatatattttaccaCTTACCAGTATTTAATatgaatttatagtttataagcATCAACtgcattatttgttttaaattttcatttgttttagtTGTTCATTTGTGTATACacacagatatatatatatatatatatatatatatatatatataaattaaggTGAATTATCGTTAACTTAAAATGAGTAATACAacaatataaatagaaatataataatattttaccatttttaaagtattatttaattttattttggaatatATAGGTTTacctcataaatcatcattataacaataaataatataatagtagaaataaaactataataatattttaaattttataaaatattatttattttatttataattatataatttttagttatacgacaatgtttcaaaattttatgtagttttcaatttaatgattttaaaaattttatgtaatttttcaaaattaaaatgttatcaTGCAAATATATTGAAGGAAAAAAGTCTAATTAGGTACAATTTTATAtgcaaaatctaaaataatacgATATTTAAGGAGCATATTATACGcatacaaaaatataacaaattgacaaacaataataaatatttgatattgcgaaccaaaatctaaaccataaaaatatcaaactgtacatttataaaattattatacaaaatgtTGGTCAACATAGTCATAAAGAATATTATACTCTGTTTATATCATGCATATGTAATACAAAACGTGTATAATGGTGTAGAAACTTTTTGATACGAAGAACATTTTGTAATTGTATTTGAATGGATTGGTTTGCAAAGGGGTCAGTAGATTTTGAAACAACACGTTTTGATTTTCTGTGTTGGGTTtggtaaaattcaaaatttaacattaataaTCTGGGCCATTAACAATTCGTAAGCCCAATTTAGAGCAACaaaagtttaaaagaaataaataaaactacgTCGTTTTGATGATAGTGGCATGattatgtaatttttgtgcaactcTAAGGGGTAAATACTATTTATACTTCGGcattaatagtttagattagtTGTTTTCCTCTACCATGACAAAAGGTGGTTTtctaaacaaatttttaaattttaaaatattttaaatataaaactaagataaaataaaaattatttattttaaattatacttaaaaatagatatgtatatatttaaaacataatgttaaatatttttatctatttattttggttaaaatatattaaattagtttgtataaaattaataaaatttgatataaaactgtataattatcaaaaagtacaaatgaacattatttttaaaatatttatatatataaaagaagtatcatttataaaatatttatatatatttaaattaatcattCAAAAATTAATCTTCTACTTTCACATTAGAAgatttttaatcatttataaaagaaatataaatgattttgttttattgatacATATAAGTATCGTGAAATGAAGTGAACATAGATGAGGTTGTGGCTTATGATTAAAAATCTTCTTTGTACTGATTACTCAATGGATTGGTGCATTGCAGAAAAGTCATGTAATTATATACGTTGTGTCAATTTTGGAATGAtgaaagttttataaatatgaaatgaGTTGGTGTGGCAGGTGGAGATTTATGAGTGCAATGACAACTTATTGAGTGATGAAAGTAGTCACAATATGACCAGAATTGGTGTAGCAGTCAAAATATGAACTGAGTTGGTGGGAGATGCAGAACGTGGAAACTGGCAAGAGAAGCAAATTATATAGTTGATTTAGTATAAGGTATGTAGATtgtgatattttaaatgattggATGATAGGTTTATCAGAGTTTAGAGAATGTCCAAAAAGTGGAAATAATACAAATGATCGTAATATTGAAAGTGTTTGGATGATAGGATTATTAGATTCTAGAGTAAAGAATCTCATCTAAACATAATACAAAAATCGAATATAATATAGTAGATGTAATACAAATAATCGAAATATTTTAGGTGTTTGGTTGTTAGGATTATCTAATTCTAAAAAAGGTCCAAAAGTGTCTAACAACCTTAATCGGTAGATAAAAAAACAGaccctaaattaatatagtagatGCCGAGAAACAGCTAATTTGTAATCAATGACCTCTAAATCgcgttttaaaaaaaagttagtaaTGTAAAGTACATAGCATATTATACAAGggatttgaacaaaaaaaaagattattataCAAGGGCAATTATTTGATTGTCttaattaaatttgattcgGCTGACGATTGGTAGTTGAAGGGAAAGTTTTTATTCGTTAATTATATAGTTATTGGCCTCTATTAATACAGTTTTCTAAATTCTTACTCTATTCTTCTTTCAATATGGCTTCCTGATTTGATTATACTTAACGATACGAATTGGCGGAGCCAGTGCTATACCATGGGGGTCACATGACCCATGTGATTTTTgtagaaaaaacaattttagtTGCATTTCATAGAAAAATTTGATGAATTTAACTCGATGACCCCTATAAAATACATATGTTATCACATTGACCCCTCTCAAACAAATTCCTGCCTCCGCCTCATACGATTATTACAGAATctctaatctatcttattaaaacgtTTGCTACGGTTTGCGTCCGCCTCGTCCATTcgtgtttttcttttcattgaACTTGGACGTTTGGTGCATTAATTGATGTAGGACaaaaaatgtatacaaaaaCAATAGTCTATAGGCAACAACACTTCACATTATTTAATGGACACATTATGACcgaaaataaagaaatgaaaatatacATTAGAATAGATTTTGATCAAATCAAAGACCAGAAGATCTAATTTCTTATAATGTAGTTAGTTAATATATCTGCAACTTACATATATCCAAGTGTTTTTGTCCGTTTCGTTTAATGGCCGGAACTGAGATCCAATCGTTCATGTCTGGTCACACCATGGAAAGATGAATATGGTTGTGACTTGTGATTGGTTCATATGGGAGAAAAAGTGGAATAAATAGAAAAGTGAAAATGAATGGAAAGTGAAGTATGTGGAAAAGGGAGAGAGAAACAAAATTCAGCGTTAATGTATTTCTCTAGCAAAACTAAGAGGAAAATTCAGCGTTAATGATTGGTGGCTTTTCAGCTGAAGTCAAGAGTAAAATAATTTTGCTTTAACATATTATTTACTCTAAAGTGACTATACTGTCACACCCTATATCCACCTTTCTCAAAAGCTTTAGGTCAATCCGATTCACTATCTTTGGCACaagtttactattttcttttcatataaaaaacctctaaataaatatttttaacaatactTTTCGAGAACTTGACAGattattcttttataaattatcagACTTATTTCTGAATTGATCAAATACATTGAAACCtgtatctattaaaaataagacGGTTTACACTGGATATACCTCACCAACtaattctataaatattgtGATATACAGTagtatttttgtaaattattaaattacagTTGACTTTGgcttttcatcttcttttaaattataattgacTTTGGTTAGAGgtactttttaatatatttatagtttaaacttttaaacagctgagaaaaaaaattattcaattttacTGAATTGAATGATATTTTTTacgggaattcggccaaaaaaatcTTGAACTTTTTGTGAATTGCCAAAAGAAACATGAACTTTagggctgacaaaaaaaaacacaaatttttcattgaatttaaaatgaattaataatgttttcaatGACTTGTCAATTTAGCACGTCGTCagcaaatttaacagaaaaaataacatcgacgtcgttttgaaatgagatgaaacgacgtcgttttacatgatttgaaaataaaatcaagtagATCACTGGATATGAACCCAAGTTGTTTAGATAAAATGGCAAGGTACTTTACCACTAGTACATTcattgtatgtactaacacatttacttttatttggtactgattttgaatataaaaaaaattatctaaaaactaaaaaagatctttaaaatttctaaaactgaaaaaataattccaaaaaaaaagttcattttcagattataatttttttttgaaaaaataaaaaaaaacgaaaaaatattccaaaaaagttataaaatattttgaatctgaaaacatataatcagaaaatatatatataaaaaacattattactattttaatttttttatagtttctgattatatgaaatattttatgcctctttttcaattttttcgaattttttttcaatttttctttttataatttgaaaaaatgaaaaatttcttttttgcatcttttataaaaaaaaaaaattatttttaatagattctgattattttcatattcaaattttttataacttttgatatttttttatttttcgttttttatctgaaaaatgaaaattttctttttttttggaatttgtttttaaaaatgaaaatgttgatagatttttgattttttaaagaaaaaataaaataaaatttttacttttagtttcaaaactaattttataaaaaattatttattttcatatttttggaattttaaagaccttttaaatttttagataatttttttatattcaaaatcagtaccaaataaaagtaaatgtgttagtacatacaTTGAATGGACCACTAACCTAGTGGTAAAATACATTGCCATTTGATCTAAACAACCTAGATTCAAAACAACGCCAACAGTTAACACGGTCTTAACTCTTGTGTAATGGTGTGTCAACCGTAagtttctaaattatttaaataagccAACAAAAATTTAGGTTTTTATCGACCAGGTAAGTGTACATGATTCTTTTAGTAATTTCAAAAAAGTTGAAGATTTTTTTGGCTGAATTCCCTATTTTTTTACCTATGGTTTTCAAATTTCGATGCTAAAAAGAAACAGTTTTCAAATTTGTTATTGGGCTTGTATAACAAGGCCCATCGTTTAATCaacctttttttattttgggcttactataattaaataaattgatCATCGAAAGAAAATAGTAGGGTTTTCCACACGTGTGCGTCATTAGCTATTAGggttttccaaaaagaaaatagtagtGTGTTTTCACGCCGTTTCTCTTCGTCTTCGTCTTCGTCTTCTAGCTTCGCATTTGAAGATAATAATATGGGTTTCGCTGCGATTTGGAACTCTCATCCCAAGAAATACGGGCCTGGTTCCCGCACCTGGTAATTTCCATCTTCATCTCCTCTCTCTCATTTTCGTCCTTCTTTGATCTGTTGTTTAGTCTGGAGAAACAAAACGACTCGAATGTCTTTTGATTCGTGTTTGTCTTGCCACACTGTTTCACCTCCGACAGATTTTGATGTGTAAATTACAAAACGCTTCCTTGTCGGAAGCAAATCCATGTTGATCTGTTTCATAACCTTAAAAATGGTTTTAacattttaagcaaaaaaaaaaaaaaggaaatggtTTAACATTTATAGTTAGACAGAAGATGcaattttttttgcttgaatGGTTAACTGTAATGttataaaaatgttatcttGATTGTAATCGtagtatatgttgatgatatctaactaaaaaatcgaaattttgATTTAGCCGTGTGTGCGGAAACTCCCATGGGTTGATCAGGAAGTATGGTCTCAACTGCTGTAGACAGTGCTTCCGCAGCAACGCCAAGGAAATCGGATTCATTAAGGTAAAAATATGTTATGAAATGACTCCATAGGATGATCACTTGCATGGAAGTAATAACTAATTGTGTTATGTTTCTCCTCTTTGCAGTACCGTTAAAAGAAGATCCGGTGTTGTTTTATGCACGAGTCGTTTGGGTTCTTGAGTTTTTGGAGACTTTTATTAATGGAtcttatttaatgttttttattgATTTCGATAAAAAGGCTTTTGAGCCGTTGTTGAACCTCTTAGCTTCCTTTTGTCTTAATCCGATATTTTGGTTCTACTATTTGCCTATCTAATAGTATTGGGTTGTTGAGTATTGCTCTCTTTATCGAATCGAGCTGCCTTAATCTGTTTGTTTTAACCAGGAAGCACCagtaattttacaaataaaaattgattatttaatAAGCAAGAGTATTAGCTCGGAACATACTTTGCCTTGAGGATTACCATGTCTGAGCGTGACAAGTTCTCGATCAAGACCATCGGTTGGCAAAACGTGCCTAACCGTGTAATACGGCTATGCACAGCAACGCAAAAAGGCTTTGCTTTGTTCATGTGTATCCATGTCTGATTTTCGTGCTGGTATCCAGAGATTCTTGGAGAAGAGTAGCCCATACTTCTGGAGAAGATATGTTTGCATGCTTTGGATGAGAAAACAGTTGGCAGAAACGCCATAGTTTGGGTTACTACAAATAACATTTCACTGGGGTCTACCTCAAGTCCTGACTCCTGAACCTTAAAGTTCTCTTAAGTAGATGTTTTAAAGtaacatatatttgttttactcCCTAAGAACCTTATATTTTCACCTAAATAAACTCCCCGAGTTAAATCCTAAGCGCGCAAGATCCACATTTGTTAACATTATGATATAGGACTGCGTCACATTGTATATAAATAACCCCAATAGTTACACTGTCTTGTTGAATAAACTGTACATAACAGatcaataacttttttttcaGGCAAAAGATAGAAGCTGTGAGAGATACACATATGTAAAAGATGAAATGCTTTTAGTCTTCTTGGTCTTGATCTCTAATCCATTTGGTCGCTACCCATTTCTCTCCTTTGGTCACCGGGCAACTCCCGTGAAGCGAAGTCTGCAAAAAGCATTACAACCACGTAGGCAATGAGCTAGCATGAACCACGGAACTAGAGTAAGAAACTTTGTTTACCTGATCAATTGTGCCATTAGGAAACACTGAATAAAAAAGAAGACCATCTCCTTTCCGAGGTTTTACTTTTAGCCCAATACATTGCTTGTAATCATATCCAGCGCCCATATTAGCACCGTTCTGGCAATCAAAACCGTTTGAATTAAGtaaccaaaacttaaaaaaaaagaaattgtgttgtgtatatatatatgcaatgaTGTATTGTAGACTGACCTCAAATGGGAACATTGTTTCACCACCTTCTTCTACATCAGATAAGTAGAGCAGGAAGGAAGCAATCTGCATATAAAAAGCAAATAAAGATCTCAGGTTCAAAAGAATTCTATAAAAATAAGACTGAGAGATAAAAAGGATTGATGTTACCCTTTGGCTTTTTTGTGGTCCGTATTCTGTAGGGTTGAAAACATCATAGTGGGAATCATACTTTTGCCCAAGCTCATACCTTAAAATATTGAATGCCtgccaagaaaaaaaaacatcaagtCTCTTGTCACTCTTTATCAAAATGTGGATATTATTAAATTCAGCTTGAAACCAGGCAGCTTGCAAGATTTTGCAATCtatcatgattaaaaaaaaacaaatgaccTCTCCATGAGTCCTTGGGATCATCGTAGCTTTTGCGATTTTCTTTTCAACAAACTCCAAAGCACCAGAACTCTCTTCTGAAGCACTAACAAAAGTTCCTGAGCTGTAACAACAAGACACCAGAAAAGGATGCTTGATTGAAGAAAATCAAAGATGACTCTTTTCTGCAGAAAGAAAAATGGTAACATGAGAGTAGAAGAAACAAGAGG
The sequence above is drawn from the Raphanus sativus cultivar WK10039 chromosome 7, ASM80110v3, whole genome shotgun sequence genome and encodes:
- the LOC108815981 gene encoding 40S ribosomal protein S29 yields the protein MGFAAIWNSHPKKYGPGSRTCRVCGNSHGLIRKYGLNCCRQCFRSNAKEIGFIKYR
- the LOC108814670 gene encoding probable prolyl 4-hydroxylase 9; this encodes MKNRLKSYKRKKLGLATVIVFCSLCFLIGFYASALLSQNVPGVRPRLRMVEMVENGGGEGSSMPHGVSGDESVGSIPFQVLSWKPRALYFPNFATAEQCQAIIERAKVNLKPSALALRLGETAESTQGTRTSSGTFVSASEESSGALEFVEKKIAKATMIPRTHGEAFNILRYELGQKYDSHYDVFNPTEYGPQKSQRIASFLLYLSDVEEGGETMFPFENGANMGAGYDYKQCIGLKVKPRKGDGLLFYSVFPNGTIDQTSLHGSCPVTKGEKWVATKWIRDQDQED